The Listeria cossartiae subsp. cossartiae genome includes the window TGGTTAGGGGAGCAAATCACTGTTAAAGGTGTTGGTAATGGTGTTTCCATCATTATCTTTGCAGGTATCGTTGCTCGTATTCCTGATGGAGTACGTCAATTATATGTTTCGCAAATCGAAAACGCTGGTGATCAACTTTTCCTACATGTTCTGACATTAGTTGGTGTAGGGGTTGCGATTTTAGCTATTGTTGTAGCTGTAATCTTCTTCCAACAAGCATTACGTAAAATTCCAATTCAATACTCTAAACGTGTAGCAGGAGCAAAACAATCGGGCGCGCAAGCAACGCACTTGCCGTTAAAACTTAACTCTGCCGGAGTTATCCCAGTTATCTTTGCAAGTGCATTTATTATTACACCGCAAACCATTCTTACTTTCTTTGATCAAAGTAACGATGTTGTAAAAGTATTGAAAGACGTGTTTGATTACACAAAACCAATTGGTATGATTTTATATGTTGCACTAATTGTTGCTTTCACTTATTTCTATGCTTTCATTCAAGTGAACCCTGAGAAAGTTGCAGACAACTTGAAAAAGCAAGGTGGGTATATTCCTAGTAAACGTCCTGGTCGGGAAACACAAGCTTATCTTACATCGGTACTTTACCGACTAACATTTGTTGGTGCAATTTTCCTTTCAGCGGTTGCTATACTTCCAACTATCGGTACTACTGTGTTTAGTTTACCGCAGTCGTTAGCCGTTGGTGGTACAAGCCTACTAATTGTTATCGGGGTAGCATTAGA containing:
- the secY gene encoding preprotein translocase subunit SecY, with the protein product MFQTLVNFFKVADIRKKILFTLAMLVIFRIGTFVPVPGVNAAALQSSMDGGILGFLNTFNGGALKNFSIFAMGVMPYITSSIIVQLLQMDVVPKLTEWSKQGEMGRKKLNQLTRYMTIGLGLVEAFGMAYGFNRMSAAGLVIEPSIGRYAIIAVVLTTGTMFLMWLGEQITVKGVGNGVSIIIFAGIVARIPDGVRQLYVSQIENAGDQLFLHVLTLVGVGVAILAIVVAVIFFQQALRKIPIQYSKRVAGAKQSGAQATHLPLKLNSAGVIPVIFASAFIITPQTILTFFDQSNDVVKVLKDVFDYTKPIGMILYVALIVAFTYFYAFIQVNPEKVADNLKKQGGYIPSKRPGRETQAYLTSVLYRLTFVGAIFLSAVAILPTIGTTVFSLPQSLAVGGTSLLIVIGVALDTTKQLEGQLVKRNYRGFIK